The following are encoded together in the Triticum dicoccoides isolate Atlit2015 ecotype Zavitan chromosome 6B, WEW_v2.0, whole genome shotgun sequence genome:
- the LOC119320775 gene encoding uncharacterized protein LOC119320775, which produces MHKTTTAVRVLHPFTRDVVDFQPLATLYHQVVRHKGSLLDMNAAVCSTASSADSVTVVVWFPYKDVVLAADPGSSSDWEVLHRGFYVWCALPFQGRLYATLCCSSEIVQLYPPRRNGNGPQEKSLVVIAHVPHSADREVSNFYLVESGGRMLLAVRQPAPYANGSEWNALEWSRRIVCRLYAVDLNSQRYKPIPVKSIGDRALFLSGDRCLSVSASDLPWVSSNSIYSTLPQYPILVYSPGTGLSERLADSCQIHDKKDRIRPSVRPFTIVDHLITYCNPRVWSKGLMFHEYHHIPQSFEELIKKIRAQERELRIPRAVHSC; this is translated from the exons ATGCACAAGACCACCACCGCGGTCCGCGTGCTGCACCCGTTCACGCGCGACGTGGTCGACTTCCAGCCCCTCGCTACTCTGTACCACCAGGTGGTCAGGCACAAGGGGTCCCTGCTTGACATGAACGCCGCGGTGTGCAGCACCGCGTCCTCCGCAGACTCCGTTACCGTGGTGGTCTGGTTCCCCTACAAGGACGTGGTGCTTGCTGCCGACCCGGGCTCATCATCAGATTGGGAGGTCCTCCACAGAGGATTCTATGTTTGGTGCGCCTTGCCCTTCCAAGGAAGGCTCTATGCCACCCTGTGTTGTTCGAGTGAGATTGTGCAGCTATACCCTCCGAGACGAAACGGAAACGGACCGCAAGAGAAGTCTCTGGTGGTGATTGCTCACGTTCCACATTCTGCTGACCGCGAAGTCTCTAATTTTTACCTCGTGGAGTCTGGAGGAAGGATGCTGCTCGCCGTCCGGCAGCCAGCTCCTTATGCaaatgggtcagaatggaatgcattGGAGTGGTCGCGACGAATAGTCTGCAGGCTCTATGCAGTGGATCTGAACAGCCAACGATATAAGCCTATCCCAGTGAAGAGCATAGGTGACCGCGCGCTGTTTCTCAGCGGCGACCGATGCCTGTCTGTTTCAGCCAGCGATCTCCCTTGGGTGAGCAGCAACTCCATTTACTCCACTCTACCACAGTACCCCATTCTGGTGTATTCGCCGGGGACTGGTTTGTCTGAGCGATTGGCAGATTCCTGCCAAATACACGACAAGAAGGATAGGATCCGCCCCTCTGTGCGTCCCTTCACCATTGTTGATCATCTTATCACCTACTGCAATCCTCGCGTGTG GAGTAAAGGGCTCATGTTCCACGAGTACCACCATATACCTCAATCTTTCGAGGAATTGATCAAGAAAATAAGGGCACAAGAGAGGGAACTGCGGATTCCACGCGCTGTGCATTCGTGCTGA